A region of Leishmania infantum JPCM5 genome chromosome 31 DNA encodes the following proteins:
- a CDS encoding putative cytochrome c oxidase VIII (COX VIII), which yields MLRRTAPAVSFTVSHRALMMRPSRPLLGGDMHSSDRFKAAWDEIPLHMLGASHKQMFEWYWRAMYQLGLRDPYRLTKLRSMLNWAAFFSFLYLTYISIFYSSFYHVYMMDWPEHFKRENARDYAVSHGHDVWAGDGKFIRPYFHINPPMLTMTEEDI from the coding sequence ATGCTGCGCCGTACCGCCCCCGCCGTGAGCTTCACGGTCTCGCATCGCGCTCTCATGATGCGTCCcagccgccccctcctcggCGGTGACATGCACTCTAGCGACCGCTTCAAGGCTGCCTGGGACGAAATCCCGCTGCACATGTTGGGCGCCTCCCACAAGCAGATGTTCGAGTGGTATTGGCGCGCCATGTACCAGCTGGGTCTGCGAGATCCCTACCGCCTCACCAAGCTGCGCTCCATGCTCAACTGGGctgcctttttttccttcctGTACCTGACCTACATTTCCATCTTCTACTCGTCTTTTTACCACGTGTACATGATGGATTGGCCGGAGCACTTCAAGCGTGAGAACGCCCGCGACTACGCTGTGTCGCATGGCCACGACGTGTGGGCTGGCGATGGCAAGTTCATCCGCCCGTACTTCCACATCAACCCGCCGATGCTGACGATGACGGAGGAGGATATCTAA